The Phaeodactylum tricornutum CCAP 1055/1 chromosome 8, whole genome shotgun sequence genome has a window encoding:
- a CDS encoding predicted protein, with product MATAATSVTKSTIPKFRYLTAWFCPYLVPAMANKRAFSHKMWGAVCFLVVPAIDSAHRATLALEHHQGRVDYESVEALGWYQGDDEKNVTGTGKEWYYHWKADELLRVNPSALVPTLIPIDATTDTPIEERAVFESLVAIDYIDAVSGATGTDRLVSVDPYQAARSRIWTDRVNRDCCSPYYGVLVRKEDDERREHFATLVKGLTSFSRELEKTDGPVFLPDGQLSNVDLALIPWAFRYYVLQHYRGPDFAIPQTPALQPYHAWFDHVMNLERVQRTLPDKDRYLAHIFKYADGSARSRVANAVRRGVAAHELDDDKDESHPHTNETNTKP from the exons ATGGCTACGGCAGCAACATCCGTCACCAAATCCACCATTCCCAAGTTTCGCTACTTGACCGCATGGTTTTGTCCCTA CCTTGTCCCTGCAATGGCCAACAAACGTGCTTTCTCACACAAAATGTGGGGCGCTGTTTGTTTTTTGGTGGTTCCTGCAATCGATAGTGCGCATCGTGCGACGTTGGCTTTGGAACACCATCAGGGTCGTGTGGACTACGAATCGGTCGAAGCCTTGGGTTGGTATCAaggtgacgacgaaaagaacgTCACTGGAACGGGTAAGGAATGGTACTACCACTGGAAGGCGGACGAACTGCTACGGGTGAACCCTTCGGCCTTGGTTCCCACCCTCATTCCCATCGACGCGACTACCGATACGCCAATCGAAGAAAGGGCGGTATTCGAATCACTCGTGGCGATCGATTACATTGATGCCGTAAGTGGAGCGACCGGAACAGATCGATTGGTATCCGTAGACCCGTACCAGGCGGCGCGGTCGCGTATCTGGACCGATCGAGTCAATCGTGACTGCTGTTCGCCGTACTA TGGCGTGCTGGTACGcaaagaagacgacgagcgaCGAGAACATTTTGCAACCCTGGTCAAAGGACTGACGTCGTTTTCCCGGGAACTCGAAAAGACGGACGGCCCCGTCTTTTTACCTGACGGGCAGCTTTCCAACGTAGATTTGGCACTCATTCCCTGGGCGTTTCGGTATTACGTGTTGCAGCATTACCGTGGTCCCGATTTTGCCATTCCACAGACCCCCGCACTGCAGCCATATCACGCTTGGTTCGATCACGTTATGAATCTGGAGCGTGTCCAGCGGACCCTGCCCGACAAGGACCGGTACCTCGCGCATATTTTCAAATACGCCGATGGCAGTGCACGATCGCGGGTGGCCAACGCGGTCCGTCGTGGAGTGGCAGCACACGAATTAGACGATGACAAGGACGAATCACACCCGCACACGAACGAAACGAATACCAAACCATAA
- a CDS encoding predicted protein: MCQLLGMNCAAPTDFSFSLKGFCRRGGETDKHSHGWGATIYEGRGLRCFHDTLPACQSPIAELIQNYPIRTYNMLAHIRYATQGEVSLENVHPFTRELWGINWSFAHNGDMPLFANTDQDIFLGKTTSDTVHFNAVGDTDSEAAFCAILNALKAEFPEGLPTLSVLHEFLNHICDEIIAGRSEDTIFNFLLGCGQYTLFAYSWPGARSGSTVWNGLHYIVREPPFSTARLLDVDYTIDFSAVTQPNDRVAVITTKPLTEEAGWTEMKRGELLMFDKG, translated from the exons ATGTGTCAGCTATTGGGAATGAACTGCGCAGCTCCCAccgatttttctttttcgctcAAAGGCTTCTGCCGTAGAGGTGGAGAGACCGACAAGCATTCGCACGGATGGGGCGCTACTATTTACGAAGGCCGAGGTTTGCGATGTTTTCACGATACGTTACCCGCGTGTCAAAGTCCCATTGCCGAACTTATTCAAAACTATCCCATTCGAACCTAT AATATGTTGGCCCACATTCGCTACGCTACTCAGGGTGAGGTGTCACTCGAAAACGTGCATCCCTTTACCCGGGAACTCTGGGGGATTAACTGGAGTTTCGCGCACAATGGTGACATGCCTCTCTTCGCCAACACGGACCAGGATATATTCCTCGGTAAAACAACATCCGATACCGTCCATTTCAACGCCGTTGGTGATACAGATTCAGAAGCGGCCTTTTGTGCCATATTGAACGCGCTCAAAGCCGAATTTCCGGAAGGCTTGCCGACTTTGTCCGTCCTACACGAATTTCTGAACCACATCTGCGACGAAATTATTGCTGGCCGTAGCGAGGATAccattttcaattttttgctCGGCTGTGGTCAATACACGTTGTTCGCCTATTCCTGGCCCGGGGCGCGGTCCGGTTCCACCGTGTGGAACGGCCTGCACTACATTGTGCGCGAGCCGCCCTTTTCGACGGCGCGACTGCTGGATGTGGACTACACCATTGACTTTTCGGCTGTGACGCAACCGAACGATCGCGTCGCAGTGATCACAACCAAACcgttgacggaagaagcggGATGGACGGAAATGAAACGGGGCGAGTTACTCATGTTCGACAAGGGT
- a CDS encoding predicted protein, with the protein MEGAAPPRGTKKPRKNRRRNQIQKSRGPAGGGALRGPPPAPQTKLTLRGIGNVNTFGTVQSVGTMIRQMIQRANDKLRLENYQTMSMDEVSLTKLITSEQTAAVARLEWERRLKPGNTGDSLDTKEDTEVALEQETAKLVAGVDELSVAPTKTSKSTSDPANCIVAKILYVVPPKSTRRRGEKPGNAYVMLTTPPLESVKSHPTTAVPRVAEDTSVASARPSESIPPPTILPILPVDYSREVAQRRLALLRAVEAMEAVALEDAKTQQMWMGCVVAESEYGKMWKSYPSGDRLEGTITETPAYREFLESQQRTKEERENRPKPLPGGGVGSVTTVNAGADGTGQSVQMPVAALVQHLQAKRIQEKHRQKALQKAKSKTTKKEPTAVSNGKKVSEKKKNPKKKKKAKQGPSVVTVSKPPAG; encoded by the coding sequence ATGGAAGGTGCGGCTCCACCTAGGGGGACCAAAAAGCCGCGTAAGAATCGCCGACGCAACCAGATCCAAAAGAGCCGTGGACCGGCGGGAGGAGGAGCGCTGCGGGGACCACCGCCAGCGCCGCAAACCAAACTTACTTTGCGGGGTATCGGCAACGTCAATACGTTTGGTACGGTGCAGAGCGTGGGGACAATGATTCGGCAAATGATACAACGTGCGAACGACAAACTAAGACTCGAAAATTATCAAACCATGTCCATGGACGAAGTGTCTCTCACGAAATTGATCACCAGCGAGCAGACGGCAGCTGTCGCTCGTTTGGAATGGGAAAGAAGACTCAAACCCGGAAACACGGGAGATTCTTTGGATACGAAGGAGGACACTGAGGTAGCGTTGGAACAGGAAACGGCCAAGCTGGTGGCGGGAGTAGACGAGTTGTCGGTGGCCCCTACCAAGACCAGCAAGAGTACGTCCGATCCTGCTAACTGCATCGTGGCAAAGATTTTGTACGTCGTCCCACCAAAAAGTACGCGACGTCGGGGTGAAAAGCCCGGCAATGCGTATGTCATGCTTACGACTCCTCCTTTGGAATCCGTAAAGTCACATCCGACTACGGCTGTACCCAGGGTAGCCGAGGATACCAGTGTGGCTTCAGCAAGGCCTTCCGAATCGATACCACCTCCTACCATCTTACCTATTCTACCGGTGGATTACTCACGCGAAGTTGCTCAGCGACGTCTCGCCTTGTTGCGTGCCGTCGAGGCCATGGAGGCCGTGGCGCTGGAGGACGCCAAAACGCAACAAATGTGGATGGGCTGCGTGGTAGCAGAGTCGGAGTACGGTAAGATGTGGAAATCCTATCCATCAGGCGATCGTTTGGAAGGAACCATTACAGAGACTCCAGCGTATCGCGAGTTTTTGGAATCGCAACAACGCACCAAAGAGGAGCGAGAGAATCGCCCCAAGCCGCTCCCGGGTGGCGGTGTCGGTAGCGTCACAACCGTGAACGCAGGTGCCGACGGAACCGGGCAGTCGGTGCAGATGCCCGTAGCCGCCCTGGTACAGCATTTGCAAGCCAAACGAATCCAGGAAAAACATCGCCAAAAGGCACTACAGAAGGCCAAGAGTAAGACAACCAAGAAAGAACCCACGGCGGTGTCCAACGGAAAGAAAGTCAgtgagaaaaagaaaaatccaaagaagaaaaagaaggcgAAGCAAGGACCGTCAGTTGTGACGGTGAGCAAGCCGCCTGCTGGATAG
- a CDS encoding predicted protein — MTAMSSAGLLQQAGLDPMTRAILMGTTFLDNCGAQSWNLRLVGITTTFALWMIRVIFQKKRGVDWYALLHALISSLGSILCVYLDLFAAETLTGTPEPLRSCQCAPPLTSLHRILPAITMGYSLFDLLDGLTIGIDFALHGLATLLIMAFFCEHDVPHIITPMLLMEASTPFLAIVKADFFSETASLLNQMGFALTFFSCRIVIVPYMWLILMWTMMEQKSSPRYQECFPSYLFPVSFIFGMFFNVLNLYWFIKIVKKARRKLLGIEKVHHGNELNENKVKRV, encoded by the coding sequence ATGACCGCCATGTCTTCTGCAGGACTGTTGCAACAAGCGGGGCTCGACCCGATGACGAGAGCCATTTTGATGGGGACAACTTTTTTGGACAACTGCGGGGCCCAGAGTTGGAACCTGCGGCTTGTGGGAATCACCACCACCTTTGCGTTGTGGATGATTCGTGTCATCTTTCAGAAAAAGCGTGGTGTAGACTGGTACGCCCTGTTGCACGCCCTCATCAGTTCACTGGGGAGTATTCTTTGTGTTTATTTGGATCTTTTTGCAGCAGAAACCTTGACAGGCACTCCAGAACCACTCCGGTCTTGCCAATGTGCCCCGCCTTTGACCAGCTTGCATCGCATTCTACCAGCGATTACCATGGGATATTCTCTTTTTGATCTGCTGGACGGCTTGACGATTGGCATCGACTTTGCTCTGCATGGACTGGCAACCTTACTGATTATGGCCTTCTTTTGTGAGCACGACGTTCCCCATATAATTACGCCAATGCTGCTCATGGAGGCGTCGACGCCCTTTTTGGCTATCGTCAAGGCTGATTTCTTTTCCGAAACGGCTTCACTGTTGAATCAGATGGGCTTTGCGCTGACTTTTTTCTCCTGCAGAATTGTAATCGTTCCCTACATGTGGTTAATCCTCATGTGGACAATGATGGAGCAAAAGTCGTCACCTCGCTACCAGGAATGCTTCCCAAGCTATTTGTTTCCGGTCTCTTTCATTTTCGGGATGTTCTTCAATGTGTTGAATCTGTACTGGTTCATCAAAATTGTAAAGAAGGCCCGTCGGAAGCTACTGGGTATCGAAAAAGTACACCACGGCAACGAGTTGAACGAGAATAAAGTAAAACGTGTCTAG
- a CDS encoding predicted protein (similar to ferroportin) translates to MEKDIELTDLLNTEDNQELFENGPSLHHGKVPLETVFFARRLLYVSHFFAQFAEIAWQFCLTLFLSACTHYQSLILVSTYGLSLGLAVCFGGSKIGRFIDQTDRLYAARVFIWSGNLSVVAATAFSFILLSQSDELGPTEQINQDEILENSSWLKRRFNGVPLNWSSVLALIGIHVFGSAAQVLAQGFLVAVERDWAVVLSRSAAESLSANEPNRDDVGHSFSIWLSDTNVAMKQIDLGCKVAAPAAAGLLIPFFSGEATPSPHALRWVCILIGIFNTAALVVEYVCTARIHQLLPALANKEAGLENAWQNDSCIGMESRMENKSMQRSPSALRRLSSELGIYFEERPVCWAGLGLALLYLNALTFGNGIMTAYLLYRGMDLSSVGALRGVASAIGLCGTFVYHLSASRLSLEATGMWSISYQLTCLVLCILSLLTSVKRWAFILLVGGVCLSRIGLWVFDIAVTQMQQEQVPNDRRGVVGGVQQSLNAGFGLLIFVLGFFFPHPRDFFVFVSTGFASVALATLLFAFAVYRVNK, encoded by the coding sequence ATGGAAAAGGATATTGAGTTGACGGACCTTCTCAATACCGAAGACAATCAGGAACTATTTGAAAACGGTCCATCTCTACACCATGGAAAGGTTCCGTTGGAGACAGTTTTTTTTGCTCGACGACTTCTTTACGTCTCTCATTTTTTTGCTCAGTTCGCCGAGATTGCCTGGCAATTTTGCTTGACTCTGTTCCTCTCAGCGTGTACGCATTATCAATCCCTCATTCTGGTATCGACCTACGGCCTCTCGTTGGGGTTGGCggtttgttttggtggatCGAAAATTGGAAGGTTCATCGATCAAACAGATCGACTTTATGCTGCTCGAGTGTTCATTTGGTCGGGGAATCTTTCCGTTGTTGCGGCTACTGcgttttctttcattctgCTTTCCCAAAGCGACGAGCTTGGCCCTACAGAACAAATAAATCAGGACGAAATCTTGGAGAATTCATCGTGGTTGAAGAGGAGATTCAATGGCGTTCCTCTGAATTGGTCTTCTGTGCTTGCATTAATTGGTATACACGTATTCGGATCAGCCGCACAAGTTTTAGCACAAGGATTCCTTGTAGCTGTGGAGCGGGATTGGGCTGTCGTATTAAGCCGAAGCGCTGCCGAAAGTTTAAGCGCCAACGAACCAAACAGGGATGACGTCGGGCATTCTTTCTCCATATGGCTGTCGGATACAAACGTTGCTATGAAACAAATTGATCTTGGCTGTAAGGTTGCCGCCCCCGCAGCAGCAGGCTTGCTTATTCCTTTTTTCTCAGGGGAAGCTACACCATCCCCACACGCGCTTCGGTGGGTCTGTATCCTCATTGGTATTTTCAACACTGCAGCATTGGTAGTGGAGTACGTCTGTACAGCACGAATTCATCAATTGCTTCCGGCGTTGGCGAACAAAGAGGCCGGTTTGGAAAACGCGTGGCAAAATGATAGCTGTATAGGCATGGAATCAAGAATGGAAAACAAGAGTATGCAGAGAAGCCCGAGTGCACTCCGCCGACTTTCTTCTGAACTGGGGATCTACTTTGAAGAGCGACCCGTATGTTGGGCAGGGCTGGGATTGGCTTTATTATATCTTAACGCCTTGACGTTTGGAAACGGGATCATGACAGCTTATCTGCTCTACCGAGGAATGGATCTGAGCAGCGTAGGAGCGTTGCGTGGTGTTGCTTCCGCCATTGGCCTCTGCGGAACGTTTGTCTATCACTTGTCGGCCAGCCGCTTAAGCCTCGAAGCGACCGGGATGTGGAGTATTTCGTACCAGTTGACTTGTCTTGTCTTGTGTATACTTTCGCTCCTAACTTCGGTAAAAAGATGGGCTTTCATTCTCTTGGTAGGCGGCGTGTGCCTGAGTCGCATCGGTTTGTGGGTGTTCGATATTGCAGTCACGCAAATGCAACAAGAGCAAGTTCCGAACGACCGACGAGGTGTAGTGGGTGGTGTTCAGCAGTCTCTAAATGCAGGTTTCGGGCTTTTGATCTTTGTTTTGGGTTTCTTCTTTCCTCATCCTCGGGACttttttgtgtttgtgtcaactggctttgcgagtgtTGCTTTAGCGACGCTACTTTTCGCGTTCGCCGTTTATAGAGTTAATAAATGA
- a CDS encoding predicted protein has translation MSKAEDSTHRVFLQRQNSLQEVAMGQLEHHRRRRARWLTDHRSVRRTGSLRDSFQWRRSQENSSSVPKGAVSELGLSNCHLVLWTGDVQIGTPGQTFSVVFDTGSSDIWVPSLKCDDFCSEYEGWRKYDETASETFAVALKDTDDNMFFSQYADGESVAGEHAKDIFRIGTSLEIPDQIFAQISRFENYKSCAGEEGLFGLGFSEISSHNFPTAISNLKGILKNPVFSLYLDSSEDDYPVESLIDELDALKGGDPQPVKHALSANSQIIFGAVDHQHYEGCLHWHELGQFHDNEGDIFKGYWDIKLDHVRVQGVDLPSSEIAIVDSGSTFLVGPSDAVSAIAITNEMDCFDLSNPDEPEFVDCDSPEGFDAAAADCALPMYDLEFTVDGVTHRLTKEDLLVVVETTLGPICILRVMSDLQLRGWILGDIFFNRYYAAFDFEMNRVGFAPRVQNALGQPCEADWPLDIHNKGQGLPTLNPATVLSETLAPALAPSMLPLQNQPSPEAFVSSESTTVSPTAKATSSISSAWSSNGPLAIGLGCIGATLVLALLVIVRRRRRSHGRFEGLADHDLDLQHETELPPIM, from the exons ATGAGTAAAGCGGAAGACTCGACGCATCGGGTTTTCTTACAGAGACAGAACAGTCTGCAAGAAGTTGCGATGGGGCAACTCGAGCACCATCGTCGGCGCCGTGCACGGTGGCTGACCGATCATCGATCCGTGCGTCGTACAGGCTCGTTGCGAGATTCGTTTCAGTGGAGACGTAGCCAGGAAAATAGCTCGAGTGTACCGAAGGGTGCGGTCTCGGAGCTCGGCTTATCAAACTGCCATCTAGTGCTATGGACAGGAGACGTTCAAATCGGCACTCCGGGACAAACGTTTTCTGTTGTTTTTGATACAGGCTCGTCCGACATCTGGGTGCCGTCGTTGAAGTGCGATGATTTTTGCAGCGAATACGAAGGTTGGCGCAAGTATGATGAGACCGCGTCCGAGACTTTTGCCGTCGCCCTCAAAGATACCGACGACAACATGTTTTTCTCACAATATGCTGATGGCGAATCT GTCGCCGGCGAGCACGCCAAAGACATTTTTCGGATTGGGACCTCATTGGAGATACCAGACCAAATTTTTGCTCAAATCAGTCGTTTCGAAAATTACAAATCTTGTGCTGGAGAGGAAGGCCTGTTTGGCCTGGGATTCTCTGAAATTTCTTCGCACAACTTCCCAACAGCTATCTCAAATTTGAAAGGAATTTTAAAGAATCCCGTCTTCAGTCTTTATTTAGATTCATCGGAAGACGACTACCCTGTCGAAAGCTTGATAGATGAGCTCGATGCTCTCAAAGGCGGCGACCCGCAACCCGTGAAGCATGCTCTTTCGGCAAACTCTCAAATAATTTTTGGAGCTGTCGATCACCAGCATTATGAAGGGTGCTTGCATTGGCATGAATTGGGACAATTCCATGATAACGAAGGTGATATATTCAAAGGATACTGGGACATCAAATTAGACCATGTCCGTGTCCAGGGCGTCGATCTGCCCAGTAGCGAAATTGCAATTGTAGACTCGGGTTCTACGTTTCTGGTTGGCCCTTCCGACGCCGTCAGCGCGATAGCGATTACAAATGAGATGGATTGCTTCGATCTCTCAAATCCAGACGAACCGGAATTTGTTGATTGTGACTCCCCCGAAGGCTTTGATGCTGCCGCGGCGGATTGCGCCTTGCCCATGTATGATCTGGAATTCACGGTAGACGGCGTGACGCATCGACTGACGAAAGAAGATTTGCTTGTCGTAGTCGAGACTACACTGGGGCCGATTTGTATTCTACGCGTGATGTCTGACCTGCAGCTCCGCGGTTGGATTCTGGGGGACATTTTTTTTAACCGGTACTACGCCGCATTCGATTTCGAAATGAATCGCGTAGGATTCGCCCCGAGGGTTCAAAACGCACTGGGTCAGCCGTGTGAAGCTGACTGGCCTTTAGATATTCACAACAAAGGCCAAGGCTTACCCACACTCAATCCGGCCACTGTCCTTTCAGAAACATTGGCACCTGCATTGGCGCCGAGCATGTTGCCCTTGCAAAATCAACCGTCACCAGAGGCTTTCGTGTCAAGCGAATCAACTACAGTGTCTCCTACCGCAAAGGCCACATCATCGATATCTTCTGCATGGTCGAGTAACGGTCCACTAGCGATAGGACTAGGATGTATTGGTGCGACACTCGTGTTGGCTCTCCTCGTAATTGtccgtcgtcggcgtcgcaGTCACGGAAGGTTTGAAGGACTGGCCGACCAtgatttggatttgcaaCATGAGACGGAACTACCACCAATAATGTAG